Below is a genomic region from Bacillus marinisedimentorum.
CGCGAAAACGGCGGTGTTCGGCGTGAACCAGGCGGTATTCGGCGCGAAAACACGGCTGAACCGCGTGAAAACAGTCTCCCACATGTAATGCGCAGCCCTCTCCGCGCGAAAACAGTCTCCCTCATGTAATGTGCAGCCCTCTCCGTGTGAAAAGCAGCAATTTCGGTAAGAACACCCAGGTAATAGGCATGAAATAAAGCGGCTCCGGTTCGGAAAACAGGAATACTGGCGCGCGTGAAACCGGGCGGTTACCGCGTGAAACGCATGAGTTATGGCGTGAAAGCGAGGGTTTGGCGTGAAAAGGCAAGAGTTCGGCGCGAAAACGGCGGTGTTCGGCGTGAACCAGGCGGTATTCGGCGCGAAAACACGGCTGAACCGCGTGAAAACAGTCTCCCACATGTAATGCGCAGCCCTCTTCGCGTGAAAGCAGTTACTTCATTTTGTAATGCGCAGCCCTTCCGCGTGAAAACCGGCAGTTCTGGCATGAAACAGCTTGTATTGGGCGTGAAACCCTCGCTGTATCGCGCGAAACCGCACTAACGCCGAGCCAAACGACTGTACTCCCGCACATAATCCGCCAGCTTCCGTGCATATTCCTGCTATCTGGCCTGAACGAGCATCAAACAGCGATAGACAAAAGTGTCCTGCCTAAAATCCCCGCCTGAACACTTGGAACTGACCGGCCAGAGCGGAAACTCCTTTCATATGGCATGAAATTGCCTGAAAGGAAGCGGTTTCTCCTTCTGAAGAACACGGCCACACAAAATAAAAAGCCCTCCGCCGTCTTTTAAAGCAAGTCCGGCAAGAGGGGGAGTACCTGTTTCAGCTATTTTCATAAGGTTTCAATAAAGCATAAATTGTCTCAACATGAGGCAGGTTCACGCCTTTTTGCCGGCCGAGGCGCAGCGCTCCGCCTAGCAGGTGCTCCACTTCAATTGTCTGGCCTTTGCGTCGGTCCTGATGCATGGAGGATGTGGCTTCATCGGGGAAAGAACGGAACTTTTCCATTGCCTGCTCCACATGGTTTTCCGTCAATTCGATTCCATGGGCATGTGCCAGCTGCTTCATTTCCTCCAGGGCGGACTGGATTAAATCCATTGCCGCAGGATGGGAACGGACCGTGCCAATCGGGAAGTTTCCGGCTGCAGTTACACCGGAAAATGCGGTAATGAACATATACTTGTTCCATAGTTCGGTAAGGATGTCTTCAGATTGAATACCGTGCAGATTTGCTGTCTCATTCAGCTGCTGCAGCTGGCTGCAAACTTCTTTCTGGGAAGGATGGAGCGGTCCGAATACGAGATTATGGATGTCGCTTGTGTGAATGACATGGCCCATGTCATCCAGCGTTGCGATAATATAGACCAGGCCGCCGATGACCGCTTCTTCACCGAGTTCTTCTTTCAGAATATCCAGGTGCTCGATCCCGTTCAGGACCGGCAGCACTTTCGCTCCTTTTTCAGTCATTTCTTTCAACACGGAAAGGGTGCCTTCCAGATGGTATCCTTTAACAGCGAGGAAGACAATATCCACATGAGGCATATTGCCGGTGTTTCCGGCTTGAATGATGTCCGGTTCAGGCACAGTGTAGTCGCCTTTGACGCTATGTATAGACAGACCGTTTTCAGACAGCTGTTCCGCACGCTTTGGACGCACAATGTACGATACGTCGGCGCCGGCTTCCTGCCATCTACCGCCGAAATAACCGCCAAGGGCCCCTGCTCCCATAATTGCAATTTTCAACTTGATCGCTCTCCCTTTCTTTTTCTTAATCATACCATTTTCCGAATCATCAAAAAACGGACACTCAAACTTTAGTCTTAGAAATAATACAGACCAATTATGCGCAGACAGTTCACTCCTTTATATGATTTCAGCAGTGCCGGGGTTTTTTACAATGAAACTAACAACAAATTGAAAGGGGAATGACGATGAAACAATCGAAAACAGTAATGATCACAGGAGCATCAAAAGGGCTGGGGAGGGCACTGGCGCTGGCTTTTGCCAGGCAGAGGGTGAAGCTTGCCCTTTGTTCAAGGAATGAAGAGAACCTTCAGCAGGTGAAGGATGAAGCGGAAAAGTTCGGAGCGGAGGTTGTGGCGGTTGCGGCTGATGTCTCAAAGCCCTGGGATGTGGATCGGTTTGTATCGATTGCTGAGGCCGCTTTCGGGAAGATTGATGTATTGATCAACAATGCATCCATTTTCGGGCCGGGGCCGACACTTCTTGCTGATTACCAGCCGGAAGTTTTTTCGGAGGTGATGAATGTGAATGTCATGAATCCCTTTTTGGTGACAAAACGGGTTCTGCCGGGAATGCTGGCGCGCAAGGAAGGCTCCATCATCAATTTGACATCAGAAGCTGGAAAAACGGGTTTTGGCGAGTGGGGTGCATACGGCGTATCAAAGTTTGCGGTCGAAGGGCTTACACAAACGTGGGCGGATGAACTGGAAGGAACAGGAGTCCGGATGAATATGGTCGATCCCGGGGAAATGGATACGGATATGCATGAACAAGCGGTGCCCGGGTGTGATTATGAGCTTGCAGATCCGAAAGATTGTACGGGTGTCTTTTTGTATCTTGCATCTGCTGAAGCGTATGAGGTGAACGGCCGGCGGTTTGAGGCGCAGGTTTCGGCCGGGGAAGAGGTGCCGTATTATGGAAGCTGAAATACAGAGCTTTCAAATCCCGGATCACTTGAACGCTGCCGTTCCGGCCGAAAAACGCCTAAATAAGACAAGGGATGATGTCAGGATGCTTGTTCTCGGCCGCCGCACTGGCCACCGGATTCATGACCATTTTTACAGTCTTGTGAACTACCTGGAAGCAGGAGATGTCCTTGTTCTGAATAACAGCCGGACAATACCTCCCGTTTTAAAAGGGATGCAAAACGGCAGGGTGATTGAAACCAGACTATCAAGACGCATTTCCAATACATGCTGGGAAGCATTTTTGCCGGGAAAAGTGGTCAGTGCGGGGGAACCGATTCAATTTCCCGGCGGTATCAAGGCAATTGCCGCGGGAAAAGGAAGTGAAGCTCCGCTTGTACGCCTTCTTTTTTCCGAAGGAGGTCCGGCACTCTGGAATATGATTTATAAATACGGGGAACCGGTCCGATATGAATATATTGATAGCGATTTGCCGCTCGATACTTACCAGACCGTATATGCATCAGTACCGGGGTCTGTGGAAATGCCTTCAGCTGGAAGAGCGTTCACCTGGAAACTGTTGAACGGGCTTCAGAAAAAAGGTGTGAAGATCACGTTTTTGCAGCTTCATGCCGGTCTGAGCTACTATGAAAACAACCGATGGCCCGACCCGGGCAGCCGCCCTGAATCTTATCATATTCCGGCAGAAACCGCCCAACTTATAAATGAGGCAAGGGAAAAAGGAAAGAGGATCATCGCAGCAGGAACAACCGCAGTACGGGCACTGGAGACAGCGGCGGCCAGAAATGGGACCGTCAAAGCAGGCGGTGGAGAAACAACGCTGTATATCCACGGGGATTACCGGTTGAAGACGGTTGATGGGCTTTTAACGGGCTTTCATGAACCGGAGGCGAGCCACCTTCACATGCTCACAGCATTCGTAAAAGAAGGCAGGTTATTAAAGACATACCGTGAAGCATTACAAAAAGGATATCTATGGCATGAATTTGGTGATATGAATCTTATTTTGCCGGAGGTGGACCAGTAATGAAGTGGCATCATGCCGGAATAGAAACGGAGTGCCTGGATGAGTCGGCGGCCTTTTACAGTGCCATGTTCGGGTTCCACAGCGTAAAACGCCTGCAGCTGCTGGGTGAATCATTGATTTTCATGCGTATTCACGACATTACGATTGAACTTGTGGAGCGTACGGCTTCTCATGCCGGAGGAGGAAGTCCCGTTCATCTTGCCTGGGAGGTTGATGATCTGGATCGTGAAATGGAAGCCCTGGAGAAGAAAGGATTAATCCCATCGGAAGGGCCATTCGCTGCGGAGAATGGGTGGAAAGTCGCTTTTTATGAAGGGCCGGGGGCAGAAGTGATTGAGCTGGTGGAAACAAACAAATAAAAATGATGAAGGTCAGGCATAAGCGCTTGATCTTTTTTATTATTATAGAATATCAATATTATGATCTTTTTAAAGGGCATAATTAGGGCCGTAACGGTGAAAGTGTTGATTTTATTATATTAGATTACTTATAGTTACTAATTCATATAACCTGGTTATAATTATGCATTGAAAAGTAAAAGAAACGCTGATAGGATGAGAATAGCTGACAAACCTTTACCTGAATCAGATCAAGATTAAACGTTTTGATCCAAAAAAATCCGGGAATAATTTGGTAGCTAATTTACCACACTGATATACAGAAGAGGAATAGAAGGGAGTTATCTTTGTGAAAGATCTTCATACGTTTGGCTGGTATGCAAAGCGTCTCACCCCGCATCTTCCGAAATATGCGTTCAAACCGGTTCCAGCAAGGCTCTGGGGTGGACTGGCTTATCTGGCGATTGTTGTAGCAGGCATCCTGGCAATCGGGGTGTTCGACCTCCATATCACATTGAATCTCGGAATTGCAATTGTATTGGGGGCAAGCTTTGCCGGAATGGGATTTCTAGGACACGAAATTTTGCACGGAACCGTTGTCAGAAAAGCATGGCTCCGCAACTTTCTAGGTGCTGTGGCCTTCTGGCCATTGAGTACTGGCCCGCGCTTATGGAGAAAATGGCATAACCTGACCCATCATGTTCACACTCAGAAT
It encodes:
- a CDS encoding ketopantoate reductase family protein, which encodes MIKKKKGRAIKLKIAIMGAGALGGYFGGRWQEAGADVSYIVRPKRAEQLSENGLSIHSVKGDYTVPEPDIIQAGNTGNMPHVDIVFLAVKGYHLEGTLSVLKEMTEKGAKVLPVLNGIEHLDILKEELGEEAVIGGLVYIIATLDDMGHVIHTSDIHNLVFGPLHPSQKEVCSQLQQLNETANLHGIQSEDILTELWNKYMFITAFSGVTAAGNFPIGTVRSHPAAMDLIQSALEEMKQLAHAHGIELTENHVEQAMEKFRSFPDEATSSMHQDRRKGQTIEVEHLLGGALRLGRQKGVNLPHVETIYALLKPYENS
- a CDS encoding SDR family oxidoreductase, which encodes MKQSKTVMITGASKGLGRALALAFARQRVKLALCSRNEENLQQVKDEAEKFGAEVVAVAADVSKPWDVDRFVSIAEAAFGKIDVLINNASIFGPGPTLLADYQPEVFSEVMNVNVMNPFLVTKRVLPGMLARKEGSIINLTSEAGKTGFGEWGAYGVSKFAVEGLTQTWADELEGTGVRMNMVDPGEMDTDMHEQAVPGCDYELADPKDCTGVFLYLASAEAYEVNGRRFEAQVSAGEEVPYYGS
- a CDS encoding VOC family protein, whose amino-acid sequence is MKWHHAGIETECLDESAAFYSAMFGFHSVKRLQLLGESLIFMRIHDITIELVERTASHAGGGSPVHLAWEVDDLDREMEALEKKGLIPSEGPFAAENGWKVAFYEGPGAEVIELVETNK
- a CDS encoding S-adenosylmethionine:tRNA ribosyltransferase-isomerase encodes the protein MEAEIQSFQIPDHLNAAVPAEKRLNKTRDDVRMLVLGRRTGHRIHDHFYSLVNYLEAGDVLVLNNSRTIPPVLKGMQNGRVIETRLSRRISNTCWEAFLPGKVVSAGEPIQFPGGIKAIAAGKGSEAPLVRLLFSEGGPALWNMIYKYGEPVRYEYIDSDLPLDTYQTVYASVPGSVEMPSAGRAFTWKLLNGLQKKGVKITFLQLHAGLSYYENNRWPDPGSRPESYHIPAETAQLINEAREKGKRIIAAGTTAVRALETAAARNGTVKAGGGETTLYIHGDYRLKTVDGLLTGFHEPEASHLHMLTAFVKEGRLLKTYREALQKGYLWHEFGDMNLILPEVDQ